Proteins from a genomic interval of Vreelandella profundi:
- a CDS encoding LBF_2804 family protein — protein MPLSRPDQEYAPAPGLAQRWANRYIQGYFRRHPALAAPNPQALKRARRWIITWAAVAGMISGTLIGGAEWWMREFATDNWNALSFRDQLPYWAGYMAVAGSITALEIGFLYWNALRGVANITRLAGLHYGQTEPLEPDIQLTVHGVSRAALEYPSPGSLIYGVDPHAYLQGWKITARALLYRLKISLSSFLLRLLLRRLLGRLTLRGFLPVLTGPLYAIWNAWIAASIIQEAYLQARGPALIKQLMATLADSDAHTRGLVAQGVGELIMRNQHPHPNLVLLLARLLDSLPDKPQAIDVDWPAALHDYAQLTGPSRHTLLSALTQTALLSGTYRGARKRFLKEVFATCQTPLLEKDVKAQQQRLLSGEVP, from the coding sequence ATGCCCCTCTCTCGTCCCGATCAAGAGTACGCTCCAGCACCTGGCCTAGCGCAGCGGTGGGCAAACCGCTATATACAAGGCTACTTTCGCCGCCATCCGGCACTGGCAGCACCCAACCCGCAGGCGCTGAAACGCGCACGGCGCTGGATTATCACCTGGGCGGCGGTTGCCGGGATGATTTCCGGCACGCTGATTGGCGGCGCGGAATGGTGGATGCGTGAATTTGCCACCGATAATTGGAATGCGCTGAGTTTCAGAGATCAGCTTCCCTACTGGGCCGGCTACATGGCCGTGGCAGGCAGCATTACCGCGCTAGAAATTGGCTTCTTGTACTGGAATGCGCTACGCGGCGTCGCGAACATTACGCGCTTGGCAGGCTTGCACTATGGCCAAACCGAACCGCTAGAACCGGATATTCAACTGACGGTACACGGCGTTTCACGGGCAGCCCTGGAGTACCCAAGCCCGGGCAGTCTTATCTATGGCGTTGACCCACATGCCTACCTGCAGGGCTGGAAAATAACCGCCAGGGCCCTGCTTTATCGCTTAAAAATCAGCTTAAGCAGCTTCCTGCTTCGTTTACTGCTACGCCGCTTATTAGGCCGCCTGACGCTGCGCGGTTTTCTGCCCGTGTTAACAGGGCCCCTGTACGCTATTTGGAACGCCTGGATTGCCGCAAGTATTATTCAAGAAGCCTACTTACAGGCCCGAGGGCCAGCGCTAATAAAGCAGTTAATGGCAACGCTAGCTGACAGCGACGCTCATACTCGCGGCTTAGTGGCACAAGGGGTGGGTGAGCTCATTATGCGCAACCAGCACCCGCATCCGAATTTAGTACTGCTTCTGGCCCGTCTGCTAGACAGCCTGCCCGACAAACCGCAGGCTATTGACGTTGATTGGCCAGCTGCGCTCCACGACTACGCGCAGCTAACGGGCCCGTCACGGCATACGCTGCTCAGCGCACTTACCCAGACGGCGCTGCTCAGCGGCACCTACCGTGGTGCGAGGAAGCGATTTTTAAAAGAAGTATTTGCGACGTGTCAAACGCCGCTGCTAGAGAAGGATGTGAAGGCCCAGCAGCAGCGTCTGTTATCAGGCGAGGTGCCGTAA
- a CDS encoding Y-family DNA polymerase, whose amino-acid sequence MIGLVDANNFYVSCERIFQPKLESKPVGVMSNNDGCIIARSAELKALDIPMGTPAFKLEELRQRGEIHLLSSNYELYGDMSARLTQLLRNACPDVAPYSIDEMFVYLDGFTTEQCEALGRKLRQRIRRHLGLPVCVGLAPTHTLAKLANHVAKQDPYYQGVCLLGGQDHKTEALLKRTPVSSVWGVGHRLAERLAISGVSTAWELRESDEKQLRKRFSVVLARTALELRGTPCLTMNALDLPRQRIMTSRSFGKSTGDFTQVHNALRRHAQRSAEKLREQRSLASAVMVFLNTNRHRRDQPPYFPQALIALPSPSDDTRAILDAVRQGLEQMYRPHHHFMKAGVMLVDLVDAERHQLSLLGPTPHHHHHPLLMATVDQINQQMGQGTISFGMTNAPAAWQLRCAHRSPRFTTRWDELMQAGTHPGAIDACTSRT is encoded by the coding sequence ATGATTGGCTTAGTGGATGCCAATAATTTCTACGTCAGCTGCGAGCGTATCTTTCAGCCCAAGCTCGAAAGCAAGCCTGTCGGTGTTATGTCGAATAACGATGGGTGCATTATCGCCCGTTCAGCTGAACTTAAAGCGCTGGATATTCCCATGGGGACACCGGCGTTTAAGCTTGAAGAGCTGCGTCAGCGTGGCGAGATCCACCTGCTGTCGTCTAACTACGAACTTTACGGCGATATGTCAGCACGGCTGACTCAGCTGCTGCGCAATGCCTGCCCGGACGTTGCCCCTTACTCAATCGATGAAATGTTCGTCTATTTAGACGGTTTCACGACGGAGCAGTGTGAGGCTCTAGGGCGCAAGCTGCGTCAGCGCATTCGGCGTCATTTAGGCCTGCCGGTATGCGTTGGGCTGGCCCCCACGCACACGCTCGCCAAACTGGCTAACCACGTTGCTAAGCAAGATCCTTACTACCAAGGCGTTTGTCTACTTGGAGGGCAGGATCACAAGACGGAGGCGCTGCTCAAGCGTACGCCGGTGAGCAGCGTGTGGGGCGTCGGGCATCGGCTGGCCGAGCGCCTAGCCATTAGCGGCGTGAGTACCGCCTGGGAATTAAGAGAAAGCGATGAAAAACAGCTGCGTAAGCGTTTCTCAGTAGTGCTCGCACGCACGGCGCTTGAGCTACGCGGCACGCCATGTTTAACAATGAACGCATTGGATCTGCCGCGCCAGCGCATTATGACATCGCGCTCGTTTGGTAAATCGACTGGCGACTTTACACAAGTGCATAACGCCCTACGCCGACACGCCCAGCGTAGCGCTGAAAAGCTGCGCGAGCAGCGTAGCTTAGCCAGCGCCGTGATGGTATTTCTTAATACCAACCGCCACCGTCGCGATCAGCCGCCATACTTCCCGCAGGCGCTAATCGCCCTGCCGTCGCCCAGCGACGATACCCGCGCTATCCTTGATGCGGTTCGCCAAGGGCTGGAGCAAATGTACCGCCCCCATCACCACTTTATGAAGGCTGGTGTAATGCTCGTCGACTTAGTCGATGCCGAGCGACACCAGCTGTCACTGTTAGGGCCAACGCCCCACCACCATCATCATCCACTGCTGATGGCAACCGTGGACCAGATCAATCAGCAAATGGGACAAGGAACGATTAGTTTTGGCATGACCAATGCGCCGGCCGCCTGGCAGCTGCGCTGCGCCCATCGCTCGCCTCGTTTCACTACGCGCTGGGATGAGTTAATGCAGGCAGGCACTCATCCTGGCGCTATCGATGCGTGTACTTCACGGACGTAA
- a CDS encoding LexA family protein, producing the protein MPGQHSLLIPALPLISQPQPYLTLTGRAGFSGFPSPAQDYEPRTLDLNTRLIKNPTETFYITAAGDSMEGWGIFDGDLLIVDRGVKPRLGHILVAMFDGEVLIKRYALYQGTPHLCSAHPHYPPLPLEGTDCQLWGVVRAVVHEYLR; encoded by the coding sequence ATGCCGGGCCAGCACTCTCTACTCATCCCTGCCTTGCCGTTAATATCTCAGCCGCAGCCTTATCTAACGTTGACGGGGCGAGCGGGGTTTAGCGGTTTTCCTTCGCCTGCGCAGGATTATGAGCCACGCACGCTAGACCTCAACACACGGTTGATAAAAAACCCTACTGAGACGTTTTATATCACCGCCGCGGGCGACAGCATGGAAGGCTGGGGTATTTTTGACGGCGATTTACTGATTGTCGACCGAGGAGTAAAACCTCGCTTAGGGCATATATTGGTGGCAATGTTTGACGGCGAAGTGTTGATTAAACGCTACGCGCTCTATCAAGGTACACCGCATCTTTGCTCTGCCCATCCGCATTATCCGCCCCTGCCGCTTGAAGGCACCGACTGCCAGCTATGGGGCGTGGTGCGCGCCGTCGTGCATGAATATTTGAGATGA
- the glyA gene encoding serine hydroxymethyltransferase, which translates to MFSRDMTISGFDDVLFDAMQKEVARQEAHIELIASENYASPRVLEAQGSQLTNKYAEGYPGKRYYGGCEFVDIAENLAIDYAKELFGATYVNVQPHSGSQANSAVFLALVKPGDTILGMSLDAGGHLTHGAKPSFSGRHFNAIQYGLNEQGLIDYDQVAALAREHKPKMIIAGFSAYSQIVDWAKFREIADEVGAYLLVDMAHVAGLVAAGVYPSPLPHAHVVTSTTHKTLRGPRSGVILSAENDADIEKKLQSAVFPGGQGGPLMHVIAAKAICFKEAMEPEFKTYQQQVVKNAQAMAKVFIDRGYDIVSGGTEDHLFLLSLIKQGVTGKDADAALGRAHITVNKNAVPNDPQSPFVTSGLRIGTPAVTTRGFGEQECSTLAGWICDILDVLAKGEDTSAIEAQVLDKVAEVCARLPVYK; encoded by the coding sequence ATGTTCAGCCGCGATATGACAATTTCCGGATTTGATGATGTGCTTTTTGATGCCATGCAGAAAGAAGTAGCACGCCAAGAAGCCCACATCGAACTGATTGCTTCTGAAAACTACGCCAGCCCCCGCGTACTGGAAGCGCAAGGCAGCCAGCTAACCAATAAATACGCCGAAGGCTATCCCGGTAAGCGCTACTACGGCGGCTGCGAATTCGTCGATATTGCTGAAAATCTGGCCATTGATTACGCCAAAGAGCTGTTTGGCGCAACCTATGTCAACGTTCAGCCGCATTCTGGCTCCCAGGCCAATAGCGCTGTTTTTTTAGCGCTCGTTAAGCCCGGCGATACCATTCTAGGGATGAGCCTGGATGCAGGGGGGCACCTGACCCACGGTGCCAAGCCAAGCTTTTCAGGCAGGCACTTCAATGCCATTCAGTACGGTTTGAATGAGCAGGGCTTGATCGACTATGACCAAGTGGCCGCGCTTGCTCGCGAGCACAAGCCGAAAATGATCATCGCCGGTTTTTCCGCGTATTCTCAGATCGTTGATTGGGCCAAGTTCCGCGAAATCGCCGATGAAGTGGGCGCTTACCTACTGGTAGATATGGCTCACGTGGCAGGTCTTGTCGCGGCGGGTGTCTATCCAAGCCCGTTGCCCCATGCCCACGTGGTGACATCTACCACCCATAAAACGCTACGCGGCCCGCGTAGCGGTGTGATTCTCTCGGCGGAAAACGACGCTGATATCGAGAAAAAGCTGCAGTCAGCGGTGTTCCCTGGAGGTCAGGGCGGCCCGTTGATGCACGTGATTGCCGCTAAAGCGATCTGCTTCAAAGAAGCCATGGAGCCCGAATTCAAAACCTACCAGCAGCAGGTGGTTAAAAACGCTCAGGCAATGGCCAAGGTGTTTATTGATCGCGGTTATGACATCGTTTCTGGCGGCACCGAAGATCATCTCTTTCTGCTGTCGCTGATCAAGCAAGGCGTTACCGGCAAAGATGCGGATGCGGCACTCGGTCGTGCTCACATTACGGTTAACAAAAATGCTGTACCCAACGATCCACAAAGCCCGTTTGTAACCTCAGGTTTGCGTATTGGTACGCCTGCGGTGACCACGCGTGGTTTCGGGGAGCAAGAGTGCAGCACGCTGGCTGGCTGGATCTGCGATATTCTGGATGTGTTAGCCAAAGGCGAAGACACCAGCGCCATTGAAGCGCAGGTGTTGGACAAAGTCGCTGAGGTTTGTGCGCGGCTGCCTGTTTATAAGTAA
- a CDS encoding glycosyltransferase family 32 protein: protein MGRQRQTVKQHIIVIASRVIKLAANITKVLCYPFHAAFPNKRFTLPAYAPPLLQPTAKKVAIPQIIWQTNFTDKVTLPVYLNYLFNRLMAPRFEYRFMVTEARHLFIADHYDSEITQNYLKLQIGAAQADFWRLLVLQEYGGVYLDIDAHAIWPLSDTLARNTEELYVVTRRGDFSNYFIASKPQNPNLEKLINQVNNNIKDNQLINVFELTGPGVFNQLLNIQEVPTVSYRHACNQGSFTNEHFQYIDKAAGKWTKEQQKVSIVRQEES from the coding sequence ATGGGTCGTCAACGACAGACTGTTAAGCAGCATATTATTGTTATTGCTAGCCGCGTCATCAAACTGGCCGCCAATATCACCAAAGTGCTTTGCTATCCTTTTCACGCTGCCTTTCCTAACAAGCGCTTTACGCTGCCAGCCTATGCGCCGCCGTTGCTTCAGCCCACCGCCAAGAAGGTGGCAATCCCGCAGATTATTTGGCAGACCAACTTTACAGACAAAGTGACGCTGCCTGTTTATCTAAACTATTTATTTAATCGCCTGATGGCCCCACGTTTTGAATATCGCTTTATGGTGACGGAAGCAAGGCATCTGTTTATTGCGGATCACTATGACAGTGAAATCACTCAGAACTATTTGAAATTACAGATAGGTGCCGCACAGGCTGATTTCTGGCGGCTGCTGGTACTACAAGAATATGGCGGCGTTTATTTAGATATCGATGCCCATGCTATTTGGCCGTTAAGCGATACGTTAGCCAGAAATACGGAGGAGCTGTACGTCGTCACGCGGCGTGGGGATTTCAGTAATTACTTTATTGCCAGCAAGCCTCAAAACCCGAATCTCGAAAAATTAATCAATCAGGTTAATAACAACATTAAAGACAATCAGCTCATTAACGTATTTGAGCTAACCGGGCCAGGCGTGTTCAATCAATTGCTAAACATACAAGAGGTGCCCACGGTTTCTTACCGCCATGCCTGCAACCAAGGCAGCTTTACTAACGAGCACTTCCAGTACATCGATAAAGCCGCGGGCAAGTGGACCAAAGAGCAACAAAAAGTGAGCATTGTTCGCCAAGAAGAATCGTAA
- a CDS encoding HAD-IIB family hydrolase, translating into MPEANHPSAPILSIDPALQPRLVVTDLDGSLLDHHSYDFSPAVPWLARLKQLGVPVIPVTSKTRAELIPLREALGLTATPFIAENGAVIGLPPGWCHARLDRPSSGRDGVVIKHPGVDIGFIRARLKVWRERLGCRFTRMGEMSVLEVMELTGLDEARARDARQREGSEPLLWQDSAAALDTFRSALEGDGLALTQGGRFWHVMGRTADKGSAVAWLIKRFAALRGRTPLSLGLGDGPNDITMLEAVDHAVVIRGCHDLIVEPKNLSLYRTQAAGPTGWAEGVAHFWGRDERRLVAAPTCEAVI; encoded by the coding sequence ATGCCTGAAGCCAATCATCCCTCAGCACCCATTTTGTCTATAGATCCTGCTTTGCAGCCTCGCTTAGTTGTCACCGACTTAGATGGCTCGCTATTAGACCACCATAGCTATGACTTCAGTCCCGCTGTGCCGTGGCTTGCCCGATTAAAACAGCTGGGAGTACCGGTAATCCCTGTCACCAGTAAAACCCGTGCCGAGCTAATCCCTTTACGCGAAGCGCTGGGTCTTACCGCAACTCCTTTTATTGCTGAAAATGGCGCTGTCATTGGCCTGCCGCCGGGCTGGTGCCATGCACGCTTAGATCGCCCGAGCAGTGGGCGCGACGGCGTAGTGATCAAGCATCCGGGGGTCGATATTGGCTTTATTCGTGCTCGCCTAAAGGTGTGGCGCGAACGACTTGGGTGTCGCTTTACGCGTATGGGTGAGATGAGCGTCTTAGAAGTGATGGAGCTCACCGGGCTTGACGAAGCGCGCGCCCGAGACGCGCGTCAGCGAGAAGGCAGCGAGCCACTGTTATGGCAAGACAGTGCGGCTGCCTTGGATACCTTCCGCTCTGCCTTGGAAGGCGATGGATTGGCGTTGACCCAAGGCGGGCGTTTTTGGCATGTCATGGGGCGCACCGCCGATAAAGGTAGCGCGGTGGCGTGGTTGATTAAGCGATTTGCCGCCTTAAGAGGGCGCACGCCGCTGTCACTTGGCCTGGGGGATGGGCCCAACGACATCACGATGCTGGAAGCCGTCGATCACGCCGTGGTTATTCGCGGCTGCCATGATTTGATCGTTGAGCCTAAAAACCTGTCGTTATATCGCACGCAAGCAGCAGGGCCGACTGGCTGGGCCGAGGGGGTGGCCCATTTTTGGGGGCGAGACGAACGCCGTTTAGTCGCGGCACCAACATGTGAAGCCGTTATTTAA
- a CDS encoding glycosyl transferase yields MSDFHQNGIITDFHNLTRRSVEALEQELCQFSRRRPMGLILPSLFSELEGTALPAIVDELVKVPYLNEIVIGLDRADREQFLYAKEFFSRLPQHTRILWNDGPRLRALDAELEEHGLGALEPGKGRNVWYCAGYVLASGRSSVVGLHDCDILTYERGLLARLMYPVAHPNFNYRFCKGYYPRIAEGKLNGRVSRLLVTPLLRALKTVCGPLPYLDYLDSFRYPLSGEFAMRSDVLEGIRIPADWGLEIGVLSELQRNYSLRQLCQVDIADAYDHKHQPVSEDDPDGGLNRMSLDISKALYRKLATQGITFSSEDFRTIKATYYRFALDLIEAYDHDATMNGLSLDRHTEEQAVELFASNLLEADNLFMDNPRERPFIPSWNRVQAAVPDLLARMHEAVELDNQGRV; encoded by the coding sequence ATGAGCGACTTTCATCAAAACGGCATTATTACTGATTTTCACAACCTCACTCGACGCTCAGTAGAAGCGCTAGAGCAGGAGCTATGTCAATTTTCACGTCGACGCCCAATGGGATTGATCCTGCCTTCGTTATTTTCCGAATTGGAAGGAACCGCATTACCGGCGATTGTTGATGAGTTAGTGAAAGTGCCTTATCTCAATGAGATTGTGATCGGCCTGGATCGGGCTGATCGTGAGCAGTTTTTATATGCCAAGGAGTTTTTCTCTCGCCTGCCTCAGCATACGCGTATTTTGTGGAATGACGGCCCGCGGTTACGTGCCTTGGATGCGGAGCTAGAAGAGCACGGGCTGGGTGCGTTAGAACCAGGCAAAGGGCGCAATGTGTGGTACTGCGCAGGGTATGTCTTGGCGTCTGGGCGGTCATCGGTAGTCGGGCTGCACGATTGTGATATTTTGACCTACGAGCGGGGTTTGCTGGCGCGTTTGATGTATCCGGTCGCTCATCCGAATTTTAACTACCGTTTCTGTAAAGGCTATTACCCGCGCATTGCCGAAGGGAAGCTCAATGGTCGCGTCTCACGGCTATTAGTAACGCCGCTGTTGCGGGCGTTAAAAACCGTTTGTGGGCCGCTGCCTTATCTGGACTATTTGGATAGCTTTCGCTACCCGCTCTCGGGTGAGTTCGCCATGCGCAGCGACGTGTTGGAAGGTATCCGTATACCGGCAGACTGGGGGCTAGAAATTGGCGTTTTGTCTGAATTACAGCGCAACTACTCCCTGCGTCAACTGTGCCAAGTGGATATTGCCGATGCGTATGATCACAAGCATCAGCCGGTCAGCGAAGATGATCCAGACGGTGGTTTAAATCGCATGAGCCTAGATATTTCTAAAGCGCTGTATCGCAAATTGGCGACCCAAGGTATTACCTTTAGCAGCGAAGACTTTCGCACGATTAAGGCCACCTACTATCGTTTCGCGTTAGATTTAATAGAAGCCTACGACCACGATGCGACGATGAACGGACTAAGCCTAGACCGACATACGGAAGAGCAGGCCGTTGAGCTGTTCGCCAGCAATCTACTCGAAGCGGACAACCTGTTTATGGATAACCCGCGTGAGCGACCCTTTATTCCTAGCTGGAACCGTGTGCAGGCCGCTGTGCCTGATCTGCTGGCCCGCATGCACGAAGCGGTAGAGCTGGATAATCAAGGGAGGGTTTAG
- the dsbG gene encoding thiol:disulfide interchange protein DsbG, with translation MRLHYRPIISGVLLLTGLGSTAIGYADDLPTPIQSLADQGFEIHGQFDSPGDLRGYGVTRQGQEMAAYLTPDGEHVIVGTLMDSEGNDLTDAQLDEHVRAPLEAQTWQLLAQSHWIQDGDADAPRVIYVFTDANCPYCRQFWQNVRPWVEAGDVQLRHIMVGILAPDSPGKAAAILGADDPAATLQAHESGQQSIEASAQPRDIEEQVYANNQLFEELGLYATPTSAFQRETENGTVRIDRIQGLPSDEQLIDMMGSEAP, from the coding sequence GTGCGTTTACATTACCGACCCATCATCAGTGGCGTGTTATTACTCACAGGACTGGGAAGCACAGCCATCGGCTATGCCGACGACCTTCCTACACCGATACAGTCTCTCGCTGACCAAGGCTTTGAAATCCATGGACAGTTTGATTCACCCGGCGATTTACGCGGCTATGGCGTGACGAGGCAGGGCCAGGAGATGGCCGCCTACTTAACCCCCGATGGGGAACACGTCATTGTGGGCACGCTGATGGATAGTGAGGGCAATGACCTCACTGACGCGCAGCTGGATGAGCATGTACGAGCGCCGCTAGAAGCACAAACCTGGCAGCTATTAGCACAGAGCCACTGGATTCAAGATGGCGATGCCGACGCCCCCCGAGTGATTTACGTTTTCACCGATGCCAACTGCCCCTACTGCCGCCAGTTCTGGCAAAACGTTCGCCCCTGGGTAGAGGCCGGCGATGTGCAGCTGCGTCATATTATGGTGGGCATTTTAGCCCCTGACAGCCCCGGCAAAGCCGCCGCTATACTAGGTGCCGACGATCCCGCTGCCACGCTGCAGGCACATGAAAGTGGCCAGCAAAGTATTGAAGCAAGCGCCCAGCCACGGGATATCGAAGAACAGGTGTATGCCAATAACCAGCTGTTTGAGGAGTTAGGATTGTACGCAACGCCGACCAGTGCCTTTCAGCGTGAAACGGAAAACGGCACCGTTCGCATTGATCGTATTCAAGGCCTGCCTAGCGATGAACAGCTGATCGACATGATGGGCAGCGAAGCGCCTTAA
- a CDS encoding sugar phosphorylase gives MPPFEQAVHGYLSHLYGPRACEIQRRLNQHITHFLSLAPFSSTGIDAQSNNAPSWSEKDQWVISYGDSIIDEDLPPLAVLSDFLQARLGERISGVHVLPFFPWSSDDGFSVIHYREVNTDLGDWSHIRELASHYDLMADLVLNHVSRESLWCVDYLSGSLPGRDYFIEVDPSTDVTQVVRPRSSPLLVPISTRRGTRYLWATFSEDQLDLNFENPDVLLEFVGILLFYLEQGTRIVRLDAVAFLWKRLGTSCIHLPETHTVVRLLRAIVDHVAPGTLLITETNVPHQENISYFGLERLPEGEPDEAHMVYQFALPPLLLHTLTRGETHTLQAWLTSLPILPDHCTYLNFTASHDGIGVRPLEGLLPDHERDALLELMHRFGGFVSMRSNPDGSDTPYEINITWFEAMRGTRRGPDPWQIARFICSQAIMLSLQGIPALYIHTLTGTLNDVEGVERSGRLRSINRRRWQRSELDLLLDSPSTPTHDVFHTLNRLLDQRRQEPCFHPNAAQWVLASAPELLAVERGPLADGRRLLALYNVTDTPFALGNSGEAVIQALDRHTWQALDPDNPWNAEGALSPYAVRWLVTYS, from the coding sequence ATGCCCCCCTTTGAGCAGGCTGTCCACGGCTACCTCAGCCATCTTTATGGCCCTAGAGCTTGCGAGATTCAGCGTCGTTTAAACCAGCATATTACGCACTTTCTGTCGCTTGCACCCTTTTCGTCTACGGGCATCGACGCTCAATCTAACAATGCACCGTCTTGGAGCGAGAAGGATCAGTGGGTGATCAGCTATGGCGACTCCATTATTGATGAAGACCTGCCACCGCTGGCCGTGCTCAGCGACTTCCTCCAGGCGCGGTTAGGCGAGCGTATTAGCGGTGTGCACGTACTGCCTTTTTTCCCGTGGAGCAGTGACGACGGCTTCTCCGTCATCCACTATCGGGAAGTCAATACCGACCTGGGCGACTGGTCACATATTCGCGAGCTCGCCAGCCATTATGATTTGATGGCCGACTTAGTGCTCAATCACGTCTCGCGGGAATCGCTGTGGTGCGTCGATTATCTTAGCGGCAGCCTGCCCGGTCGCGACTACTTTATCGAGGTTGATCCCAGTACCGATGTGACTCAGGTAGTGCGCCCTCGTAGCAGCCCTCTTCTAGTGCCGATATCAACCCGTCGCGGCACGCGCTATCTGTGGGCAACGTTTTCCGAAGACCAGCTTGATCTGAATTTTGAAAACCCGGACGTACTGCTAGAGTTCGTGGGTATTTTGTTGTTCTACCTGGAGCAAGGCACGCGGATTGTGCGCCTGGACGCGGTGGCCTTCTTATGGAAGCGGCTAGGCACCTCGTGTATTCATCTGCCAGAAACGCATACCGTCGTGCGCCTACTGCGAGCCATAGTGGATCACGTCGCGCCCGGCACGCTGCTCATTACCGAAACCAACGTTCCCCATCAGGAGAACATCAGCTATTTCGGGCTGGAACGGCTTCCCGAAGGCGAACCCGATGAGGCGCACATGGTTTATCAGTTTGCACTGCCGCCTTTACTACTGCATACATTAACCCGTGGCGAGACCCATACGCTGCAAGCATGGCTAACGAGCCTACCCATCCTCCCCGATCACTGCACTTACCTGAACTTTACCGCGAGCCACGACGGCATTGGCGTACGCCCGCTAGAAGGACTGCTGCCTGATCATGAGCGTGATGCATTGCTGGAACTCATGCATCGTTTTGGTGGTTTTGTCAGCATGCGCAGCAATCCTGATGGCAGCGACACGCCTTACGAGATTAATATTACCTGGTTCGAAGCCATGCGCGGCACCCGCCGTGGCCCAGACCCTTGGCAGATTGCCCGGTTTATATGCAGCCAAGCGATTATGCTGAGCTTACAAGGGATCCCAGCGCTGTATATCCACACACTAACGGGCACGCTCAACGATGTAGAAGGCGTTGAACGCAGCGGCCGTCTGCGCTCGATTAACCGACGCCGATGGCAGCGCAGCGAACTTGATCTACTGCTAGACAGCCCTTCCACGCCCACCCACGATGTTTTTCACACCTTAAATCGGCTGCTGGACCAGCGCCGCCAAGAGCCCTGCTTTCACCCTAATGCCGCACAGTGGGTCTTGGCATCCGCCCCTGAGCTACTCGCCGTGGAACGCGGGCCGCTTGCAGATGGCCGGCGTCTGCTAGCGCTGTATAACGTCACCGATACGCCGTTTGCGCTGGGAAATAGCGGTGAGGCCGTCATACAGGCGCTGGATAGACATACTTGGCAAGCGCTTGATCCCGATAATCCTTGGAATGCTGAAGGCGCTCTTTCTCCTTATGCGGTACGCTGGCTAGTCACCTACAGCTAA
- the nrdR gene encoding transcriptional regulator NrdR: MHCPFCGANDTRVTDSRLVADGDQVRRRRQCASCQERFTTYETAELVMPRVVKSDGSREGFNEAKLRAGILRALEKRPVSAEAIEAAVERIRQTLRARGDREVNARDIGESVMLALKTLDHVAYIRFASVYRKFQDLDEFRAEIDRLSQEPSQVPSAKPGQGSEPLK; this comes from the coding sequence ATGCATTGCCCTTTTTGTGGTGCAAACGATACTCGAGTGACCGATTCGCGGTTAGTAGCCGATGGCGACCAAGTACGCCGCCGGCGCCAGTGTGCGAGCTGCCAAGAGCGCTTTACTACCTATGAAACCGCTGAACTCGTCATGCCGCGGGTAGTGAAATCCGACGGTTCGCGAGAAGGTTTTAATGAGGCCAAACTGCGGGCCGGTATACTGCGTGCGCTAGAGAAGCGTCCGGTCAGCGCAGAAGCCATTGAAGCGGCGGTGGAGCGCATTCGTCAAACCCTGCGCGCGCGGGGTGATCGCGAAGTCAACGCCCGCGATATCGGCGAGTCGGTCATGCTGGCGCTAAAAACGCTGGATCATGTGGCCTATATCCGATTCGCCTCTGTATACCGTAAGTTTCAAGATTTGGACGAGTTTCGCGCCGAGATTGATCGTTTGTCTCAAGAGCCGTCTCAAGTGCCATCTGCCAAGCCTGGCCAAGGCAGCGAGCCGCTGAAATGA